The Malus domestica chromosome 10, GDT2T_hap1 nucleotide sequence gttgCGTGTATtactaaacaaaaacaaaaaaattaagataactttaacgaaaaactcgcactactgttcattttaacaaaaaaaaaatcatatttttacactaaaaaatcaatcatgatactattcactttactatttattttgttcttatcgttaaaactcaaagttttcaagccattttcattagttttcctaaaaattaAGAGTAATGATATTTATATcatatttttgtaccacattttcataccttcttaggtggcatttgatgtgaATAGCcatatcatttgaattaatcagatttttaaatttagttcattatttaataaactaataattgaGAAAAAAccagttaattaaatgatgattgtggtatacgagaagtctttcttcttcatttcctAAGGTGGTATAGAAATGTGGGACTATAATTCTCTCCCCTCccacattcttttattttgtctttctcttgctataaaaaaattaatatatgatgttgacgtggtttaactatgaccgttcaaataagaAAGGAGGCGAGAGAAGGTAGTGCCACTTGGCAGAGAGCATCGAGTGACGCGCCGGCTTACAGGACTTTTGACTTTATTATTCGCCGGCGACGACCTCCACCCGCGTACAAAGAACAACACCCAAACCCAACTAAACTACCTGAAAAAGAAATACAACTAACCAATAATTTTCTCTAtccgaaaacaaaacaaacataaaTTTTTATACTTAAAAATTCCCAACCATTGCTTTCTCTGGAAGTCATCATTTTGCcctctttccttcttcttcttgttcttctgttTTGTCcctttttcttgctttttttcAAACCCCAAAATCCCTTTTTTCAACGACAGAGCTGGCGCTCAGCTCGCATTTTACATAACCCAGTTTTCAGAATCCCCCCGAAACTTATTTTGCAGTCCTGCTTTTCCCACAAGTGCTTTTGTTCTGTTTCTTGAAGACGCTCACGGGTTCTCCATGGACAGAGTCGGACTTGGACCGCTCCATTTAATCCCAATCTGTACGTTTTTTTTCCCCAGCAACAATTCTTTCTCtgaatctttgttttttttctttttttgggtttttgtggtGGGTTTTGAATCCTTTGTTGAAGAATGAGTCAGCTCAGTCTGTTATTGCAGGAAGCGGTGCGGCGGGAGAGGGCGGCGAGGACGGTCCTCGAGGTTCTGAGAGAGCAAATGGACGACGCGGGTGAAGCTAGGGGGGTTTTGGGCAGGCGGAGCTTCAAGCAACGGCTGAGACTGAACGGGTTCGGATGCTGTGGGGCCACCTGGGGCTTCGGACGGACGGCGGCGATTGGCGCCACAGAGGATGAGGAAGATCAAGACCCGCAAAATCTTCCGCCACAAGAACGAGTGGTTATAACTGTGGACCAGGCTGAACCGGTTAATATTTGGAATCCGGATTGCGTTGCTCCGGTTTCGAACGGGTCGGGTATGAATTTAGCTGCCGCTCTGGCAGCCGAGCGACAGTTCCGGGATCCGCAGGATACGGAGGGAGAGGGGTCGGTGGGTCCCGCGGATAATGCAAGGACGGGAACAACGGCGCCGGGAACGCCGATGAGAGTGTCGCTGATGAGGCTGCTTGAGGAGACGGAGATGGACGGCTGCGACGCGTTTGGCGGTGGCGCGACGGCGGACAGTGAAAAAGCAGCGGAGGGAGGGATAGGGAACGATTCGATGTGCTGCGTGTGCATGGGAAGGAAAAAAGGCGCGGCTTTCATCCCATGTGGGCACACATTTTGCAGGGTGTGTTCGAGGGAAGTGTGGTTGAATCGAGGTTCCTGTCCCCTCTGCAACCGTTCGATCCTCGAGATCCTCGATATATTCTAATGATCGTCCGATTTGATTGGATGAtcaaagaaataacaaaaaaaaccagaaaatatTTGATGTGATTGTTTGTGGGAAGTGCCTCGACATTGGTGCATTGTTGAAACTTTGATGGTGGAATTTtcaaatccaattcaatttgTTCACATGTAATATGGGGTTCTTGAATTTAATTAGTGTTTCTATCACCCTATTTTTCTGCAACTTGAAGCGTACAATGTGAATTTTGCGTACATTTTTatggtaattttttattttgaagttaTGTTTCTTGTGATGGCATTGGTATCTCACGTTCTTAAAACAATTATCCCCTATCACACGTTTAATTTTCGTAAGTAATAATACATGTTATTTTAGTCGTTATATAATAAGTTTGAGTTTCGACCGGTACACTTTATATGACTTTAAGTAAAACATCACTTGTACATATAATTTAAagtcacatatttttttttctacgtAACAATAGTAACAATGCATTATTTTCTTGAAATATTGTCCCAATGGCACCAGAAACAGAAACGTAAATGCTTTGTTctcataaaatatataatattaaccctACCTTTGACTGAAGAAGCTAATTGTCAGATAAACATGTTTGATTTCTTTGGAGGCACATGTACAAGGAAGCTTTTGTTAAAACAAAAGCAACTGTCGTCTTTTAAATTTGTCGTTAAAAAATAAGCTTGAAACGTtggcttttgtttgtgtttCAAATGGAATCTTGACGAACATTTGGGGTGGGTTGGACCAACCACAACTACCATCAACTTATAAGTTGGTGGGCAGAAATTGGTGGTTGTGCGAATCCATTTATGTGGGCTTAAGATAATGTGTTATTTTTTCCAAGCCCATAGAAAAACGTCCAATGTTGCACGAAGTTGGGCCTAGGTCCTTCGGTTCTATCATCTTCTGGTTACCGCTGGGGATTCAATGGGTTTTTTCCCATACGTATTAAAAGTGCATATTTAAGTTACATATGAGAACAAGAGTCGTTGGATTCTGTAAGAACAAACAACTTAGCAACTCTTGTTCTCACGTGTAGCTTAAATGTGTATACTTTTGGCATGCATTTGAGGAAGCCTCGAAAATTTCAACCTACCATCAAATCATTATTAAGAAGTTCATCGCGATGTTATCTCCAAATTAATCAAATACTCTGATGTGCAATCGTAATTTATTGACCTAAATCACGTATGAATAGCACCACGGAATTTGGATCTAGCAATTCGAAGGAGATGCCCttctattaattatatatttttgacCAAAGTAAAAAATATAGGTAAACTTATGATATATAGTAAACGAATATAGAGAATGACTTGTATGGCACAATGCTATCTAGCTATCTTGTGTTCAACCTATTTTTTCACATGAAAAAGAATCCAAGCTTTGTTgtatatttttgaatttttataaaaataaaaaaaaacaaaaatccctTGTTTTTTTGGCGATGgattatcttctttttttcattgtttttgttttagtacAATAATCACATTATCGCATGATTTTATTAACTCAAGCATGTATCATAATATGAGTAGACAACTTTACATGGCAAAACAAATTTGATCACAATCTTGTGATATgaatcttttcttcttcttttgtgttCGAAATGATAATCAAATATGAATCTAGTCGCCCATAACATTGCATGCGGGATGGACCCCATTTATGACTTATCCAAATTCTCAATCACATGACCGAATGAGCTACCGGTCAAATTTTTGCAcgatcaaagaagaaagaatctcTTCAGGGAGGGTCCACTTTATTATGTACCTGATCAATTGATATATTACCTCATCACATCAAGGATCTTATACGAGCAATCCTAatgatttggatcctctccaaaGCAGGGGTCCGAATCCTACTGACTAGATAATATAGATGGTTGTATTTTGATacaacggttataattattataatttttagagggaTTTCCTAATTGTACCTATTGGATCAAAATTCAATGGCCCTTGTTATCTGGTCAGGAGGATTCAGACCCTTTgcttaggagaggatccaaatcccaatCCTAATAAGCATAGAAATTGATAATTAGTACCACAGTAtagtcatatttttttttcatttattaatgaaatgttttaggtttgatttttgTTAAAGATAAACTTGAACCATAATATTACTAGCCTATTATGAGGTTTAGTTCACTCttcattaggggtgggttcaaaaaaccgaaaaccgaaaaaaaccgaaaaccaaaccggacCGAGACCGAAAAAacccgaaccgaaaaaaaaaccgaaccgaaactgtcaaaccgaaccgaaccgaatttgatcagttcggtttcggtttttgaggttcggaaaccgaaccaaaccgaaccgaaccgatatatatatatttaattatttgtttcaatattataaatagttcagtcatacaatcataacaaaaTATAACCTGTTGTCAAGTTGGTTTCAGGGAAAATTTTAAAGCTGCAGCGCATGGGTTCGAACCCTCATGCCTCCCGATTTCAGAaaagtttttaaactttttttgagAAATCGTCAAAACCCTTTCTATTTCTAACCCTAGCAACTAGCAGCCACACACCcacaccttttatttttttcattcctcccttctcttctctctcgttCCCTGCCTCCAGTCTAACCCTAACCCAGTAGCAGTAACCATCTCACGCAGCCgagcctcctctctctctcgctgGGTCTCTCTCTATCAGTCTCTCACCCCCCTGACCTGCGACCTGCGACCTGTCGTCTTCTTCCTTCGTCTTCTTCCTTCCCAGCGATCTGCGACCTGTCGTCTCACATCTCGCCGATGCCATCTCACTATCAGTCTCTCACCCCCGTGACCCATGACCCGCGGGCGACCCACGACTTCCTCTCGCCATTTCTGATCTGTagcttttcaatttcatggtttttgcaatttgttttgggtatgctGGATTTGGTTGGGTAATTTCGTTTCTGAACACTATGAGACTATTAGTTGagatttaattaatttgtgaGAAATGTTGGTTATGCACtgcaatttgttttgggtatgttGGGGGGTGTCTGTCGATGTGGAGAAATTAGGGCTGTTGGGGAAATTAGGGTTATTGGAGAAATTAGATCTTTTCGATATGTCCCTTCCCTCGGCTTGTTTTGCTTGCAGCTCTACTTTACCTCCATTTTTGTTGTACTCATTTGTCTTAATATTAAAACGAAGAACTTGATGTGTACATTCCTAATATTAAATATCTTGTTGGTAGGTTGTGAATCCTGTGAATCTGGATTAGGATTGATGCTATCATCCTCTCTCTGTATAAATAATTGATGTTTGTTTAAGCATATTGCATATGATTCGCATTCGGGGAATCTTGTATGGCATTTGGCATGTATCAGCCAAGCTGCCAAGGCGTCCCACATTCCTGTTTCCTGTGCAAAACAATTACTGTCCTTCTCAGTggttgttttgcattttttggaggggaacaaaaaaaccgaaaaaaaaccgaaaccgaaccgaaaaaaaaaccgaaccgaaaaaaaccgaaaaaaatttggGCCGAACCGAaaattcggtttggtttcgattttggcaaaaaaccgaaccgataagaaccgaacccagccctactcTTCATCcccttaatataaataatatcatttgttaaaaaaaaaaaaatcatagacCGTTTATTGAGTACATGATTTTCACACGTGGGGTTCATAGTAAATTAGTATAATAGATGGGATCCAAAATAACATGTTGCCACGCATGAGACGTTGGTCAGAGTAATGGACAAATACCAGAAAAGAACGAAAACAAAGCAACGTGGAAcgaattttgagtttaaaaaagtTCAGTAGCAGTTTTCAGTTTCAGGAAACAAAGTAAGATTAAAATTGAGTTCCAGGAAATAAAGTGTtaacttttgaatttcaaaaagcAACATGAGGTTGAAATCGACTTCTAAGAacgtagctaaaaataagcctaaTTCAATAATATGCGGATGATAATAATTGGAGGATATATAGAGCCAAAAATGTAAGGGTTTGACAGATATGTATACCACAGATCGATGGAAGCCAGCCCAGGTTCCACATTTCCCTCAGGTATGGAGTAACATGTCATGCCAACTCGGTAGTACTGGCCGGAACGAAATAGATTATTGTTCTTTTTAAAACCCATACCTGCAGTATAATGGAATGCGATTGGGGTGGTACCCAGGCTCTGCGACCAACTCAGCTTTACCAGAAAACGATTCAATTTTCTAAATGATTTCTTGTAATGCACCAGCAACTTTCCATATGTATGGTGAAAGAAAGTTGAGATCAATAGCCCGAAATAATTATAAGTAATACAGTTCGACTACGTTAAGTATGACTTTTTACGTAGAAATCAACTGACATCTTACATCATATGTTAAATATggttaaataataaata carries:
- the LOC103422474 gene encoding E3 ubiquitin-protein ligase APD1 isoform X2; this translates as MDDAGEARGVLGRRSFKQRLRLNGFGCCGATWGFGRTAAIGATEDEEDQDPQNLPPQERVVITVDQAEPVNIWNPDCVAPVSNGSGMNLAAALAAERQFRDPQDTEGEGSVGPADNARTGTTAPGTPMRVSLMRLLEETEMDGCDAFGGGATADSEKAAEGGIGNDSMCCVCMGRKKGAAFIPCGHTFCRVCSREVWLNRGSCPLCNRSILEILDIF
- the LOC103422474 gene encoding uncharacterized protein isoform X1; this translates as MSQLSLLLQEAVRRERAARTVLEVLREQMDDAGEARGVLGRRSFKQRLRLNGFGCCGATWGFGRTAAIGATEDEEDQDPQNLPPQERVVITVDQAEPVNIWNPDCVAPVSNGSGMNLAAALAAERQFRDPQDTEGEGSVGPADNARTGTTAPGTPMRVSLMRLLEETEMDGCDAFGGGATADSEKAAEGGIGNDSMCCVCMGRKKGAAFIPCGHTFCRVCSREVWLNRGSCPLCNRSILEILDIF